atcacagcagcagcaacaacaactgcaacgtAATCGCAGCCGCATACCACCAAGTACGTTGGCATTAAAGTCGCCCCACACACGTACCACAACAGCCACACGTATTGTGGGTGGCGGGTCACAGTTgaaaccacagcagcaacatacacagcaacagcagcaacattcaaaatttaagtcggacaacagcagcaacaatagcagcagctaCACCACCAACATGCAAAATACATTTCGCTCCGTGATGCTTAGCGATCTAGGCAGCTCAGCAGCCGTTGGAGGCGGCAATGTGGGCGTCGAGTTCTCCAATTTcaatggcggcggcggtgACTACGATGTGAGTGCCGACAATGTGGCCATCTTGGGCAACAGTCAAACCGACGACATACACAAACATCTGCCCATGTCGacgcgacgtcgctgctgtttCATTGCCTCCTTGCTGCTCTGCCTGTTCGCCGTTGTAGGCTTCGTTTGGCTGCTGCCCTGCGGCAATGCCGATGGCACTGGCGCCTGTCCAGCGCCCGTGGATCGCCTGAAGACGCACAACTGGCTGAACAACTACACAAAGATAGAGCTAAGAGGTGGCGTTAATGTTGTGGCCGGTTTGCGTGCCTGGGAGAATAATCTGGTGTTTCTGTATCGTGGCGATGTCTTCTTCCCCGAATTTCGTGCCACAAATCACAAACGCAATGGCATCATCTCATTGCTGGGCAGCTCGGGCGCCGTCGCCTGGTACGATGAGACAGTGGATGAGCCGGTGGCCATTGATTGCACACTGCTCGATGTGGACAGCAATGGCAAACCGGATTGCCTGGTGATCGATGAGTACGGCGAACTGGGCGTCATCAATTCGGCCAGCGGTCAGTGGCATTGGCGTTTCATGGAGCATTCGGCACGCAAACTGGATGCCTATGATTTCCCACTCATACTGCCCGACATCGATGGCGACGGTGTGCTGGACATACTGCTCATCTCGAGCATATCACTGGAGCAGCGCACCAAAACttttgtgcagcagcaacacacgCCGGGCTCACCAGCAGCCGCCCAACTGGAGGCACGCAATGTGCTGCGTTTGCTGTCCGGTCGCCGTGGCGTACCCATTGGCGATGGATTTCGAGTGCTCGACTGCGCGCAGCTGTCGCGATTACAGCTATCGAATGCGGCCAATGCGGCTGCCACGCTCAGCGTTAGCTACAGCTGCCAGCGCAGCGACAACCACACGGAGGAACAGCGCTCCAAGTCGCTGGCCGCGCTGTATCAGTTGATCACCAACAAATCGTTAGTGGGACAACGTTTGTTGCCCGCCTCCAAGATTGCGCAGCATCGTCGCCATGGCCAGCGCAAGGATACCGAGGCACAGCGCAATGTTTACTCGCTGAGCGGACGGGAGTTGACTGTGGAGAATCGCGGCAAGTGCCCCGACTGCAATGTGACGCTGGTGTTGACCGAAAGTCGCAATGGCCAGCGTTTCACACTAAGGAATTTCACCAATAGCGGAATGTATGGCATGGTGCCGGCTCAGTGGCATTTTAAGAACACCAAGATGTCTGGCTTTGTGATGAAGTTCTGGAAGTGGCACAGCAACGCAGTCAGACagacacagccacagcagcaacagtcgcaaCAGCAATCACAGGCTAGCAATAGCGTGGATAAGACAAGCAACTATACAAACAGCACGAGCAGCAGCTCCGCAAAGCATCTGAATGCCATTAAGGAGAAGGACAAGAGCAAGGACAAGTCATACAGcaagacagcagcaacatcacaacaacagcagcagcagaagaagcagcaacaacagcaacagcagcaacatcagagACTTAAACGCGAACAGCAACATGAATTCCCAGCACAGCACGAGGAATTCGATGACTTTGAGCACTTGCTGCCGATCGAAAAACGCGACACATTCAATGTGCTCGCCACGAAGAATCAACGTAAACTTAATGGCAACAGTCCCGCCGCACAGTTGatgaaaaactataaaatgcaaatgaccACAGAGACGGTTATTCTGGTGCTCTTCATTGGCGCCGACACACGGATCGAGAACACATCGCAGAGCAATATTGTGCAGTTCTGTCGCAGCGATCGCAACGAAATGATTTGCCAGCCGGATCTCATTAATCAGGAGAACTCAATGCTGATTGCCGATCTCGATATGGATGGCTCACAGGAGCTGGTGTCGTACATGTCCACGTTTGTGCCCGCCGACGACGATCCCGTGAACAATTGGAAGCTCGTTAGCTATGTGCGTCTCTTGCGTCTTCAGTCCGAGCTGCCTTATTTCTATGAGCAGGAAAAACACAACTAGGcgggacagagagagagaacaccACCTTGGTAACAGGAACGTGCATTTAAACACAcatcacacagacacactctgGATTTTGGGGGAGAGGCCTGCCTGGTGGACAACACCCATCATAACACGTACTTAGTAGTTAAATTGCTAGTTGCATgtattacaattacaaaacattaacaattacgattgtatattataaatagaacCCTTTTCTAGTCTCTCCCACAAAATAAACGGTTTAATaacaattgcaacatttgttttttccttttttgttgtttgtagttTGTATAATCCTAAAAAGTCcgaaattcattcatttttgcaATGGTTCTAAATAATtaacgaaatgcaaatgctaaaataaagaatttacaTTTCCAcattctcatttttattacaattgaTCGTCTACCACTGCGCGTGGTAGACCCGCCTATATGTTAAGATCGCTCACATAGCGCTTGCAATTGGCCTGAAACTGTGCCGATGCCCATTGCTCTGTCAGGATTTTGAACTCTGCATCCAGCGATGGCAGCAACGCCGCATTCGCCGTCTGATTTAGCTTCTTGAGCCCGCGATAATGctgtaattacaattaaaacagATTTAggagctgcagtcgagtgtacttGACTATTAGATAactattattcttaaaatataccaaattatatagCGCAAATATACACCAatagctatatttggtatatttatatagtactagatataaaatataccatatgctAATATTATACTAACggctatatggtatatttatatggtaatacatttaaaatataccatatggtacaaaaatactaaattataccattGGTTatacatatggtatatttatataataatacatttaaaatatatagtgtataaaaatactgaatcaTACCGAATggctatatttagtaaatgCATGTGCTAGTATATAtttgggtaattctctgactAAATTTTTCactaatgaaaatgaaaaaaaaaacaaacaaaactaaaacaattaaataagaaaattgagGTTTttcttatagctctagataagcactatatttagagctaatattttttttagtaacttctgttttacgataaattacaaaaattctttaattttttagtttgaatacgaattcattcatttttgcaattatcttaaaacagaaaaatattttcaaaattattaccATTTCTAATTAAAGTCCTAATACAGAACTATAAGAatcagaaaacaaaaaatatatatctctatctcttatagactCTGCGCTGTAGGTGCTCAAACGGACGGACAATCAGATAGACAGATATTGCAATCTCGTCTTGGCTTTCGACGCTGATCAAAAAGTGCCTCCTTCTGCGGCAGGCATAAAGTTAAAATaaccttttaccctatggttATCAGGTATAATAAGAGCTAGAAGTAAAAGTCGTTGGACTCACCTCAGCTGTGCTGTTGGAAATAAGTTTGGCCACTTCGAGCGCCTCGTCGTTGACACTGCGTGCCTTGCAGCACTTGTCAATAAAGCTATTCCCTCCGACTGTTGTCACTAACTCCAGTGCCTGCAGCTGCTCGCCCAGCAAAAAGAGACGATTGTGCtgaaattaaacataatacaTTTAGCAATTGAGAATGTTTTGAAATGCAAGATTTTATTACTTACAACTTGACTGGAGACCTTTGGATGATTGTGCCAGAGCGCATAACCCTCTGGCAGCTGGCCAAGCTTGGCATAGCTTGTCTCAAGGCTGCAGTCATCGGCGGAGACAACATAGTCAAACAGCGGCAATTGCATAACGCCCAGATTCTTGAGGTTTCCCACAACGCCAGCCACCAGAGGCTTGGGGAATGTTAATAAAGTTCGCAGATATGTtctaaagcaaacaaaatataaattggaatttaataaGTTCAAAGTATTTTCTTATTGGCTTTCATTATACTCACTTTAAGACCAATCCCAATTGGTTGGCGCCTGATTTGCGTTTGTCGAGCGCAGATGCAATCAGTTCCTGGCAGTCGATGCCCTGGCAAAATGTTTGTCCCTGCCCCACGCTCAACAGCACTGTGTTGCAGTCATTGCTCTTGGCTAGTTTATTGAGCATTTCCGTCAGTTtctgcagcaactgcaatttgTAGGTGTAACCGGTCTTCGATGGCTGCATATTGACGATCAGCTGCGACACCTTCTCCAGCTTATGCAGCGTAATCAGCTCCGTTTTCGCTGACGCTTTCGATTCCTTtggcaattgctgctgtttcaaATCATTCGCCAGCGTTTGCGGTGGACTGCCATCGTTTCTTTGGTTGGTTTTTGTCTCCGGTTTCAAGAACTTGAATGCTGGATCATTGGCAGGCGCGTCGGATGCATCGTCCGACAGATTGGCAACGGCAGCTGGCCGATTGTCTAGCGAAAGGCGACTCGCCGAAGCATTGCTCGAATAGGAGCTATTGGAACGTCGTCGCATAATCATCGACTCTTCGCTCGCCCGCTGTTTGTACACATAATCCCAGGAGTCGGAGGGTTGGGGCTTCGGTGTTGCTGCCTTGTTGTTCTTGAACACAGCATCGATGGCAGCCGCGGGTGTCGAGGCACGTTTATAGGCTTTGGGTGGACTCTCCTTTTTCGGTGTTGTGGGTGACATCAACTCGCTGGCATTTGCTTTcggtggttgctgctgctgaaaatgaaatacaaatatgtcTTAAAAGAGCTATCGAAATGGAAACTAAATTGCGGTGTAGCTTACGCGTCCAGTGATGGTCAGCGAACGTTTACGCATCAACGGTTTGTTAGGCGACTCGCCACCGCTAAGTTCACGCTGCTCTCGCTCCACGGCCTGCATCATATTGGCGGCGCCTTCGTCACCCATCAAACGATCAATTTCGCTGACCTTTTTCTTCTTGACCTGCACCACACTGCCACTTGCAGCGCCATTTGGTGTCTGCGCTCGACGATtgacagttgttgttgatgctacATTTGATTCGTTGAGCTTGGCTGGCGTTGCAACTCGCTTAGCTACTTTATGCACATCCTTGGGCGTCATTGGACGCGCACGTTTCATACTTTCTTGACCGCTAGCACGCGGTGTTGTAGGTCGCTCACTTGTcactgttgctgtggctgttggaCTGGCGCTGTTTGAACCGCCTGCCTTTGTTGTAGCATATTGCGCCAGGGATTTCTGTGCATCTGGCATATCGGGATCCCAAATGATTTTCCGTTTAATAACCCGAGTGCGTTTATAGCCTGCAAGGACAGGAATATGAATCCAATTCTTTTCGTTTATATCATAATTAAAAGGTGCTGAAGCATACCTGTGGCTTCTGGGCTACTGTTGTTATTCGCCGGCTCCACTGTCGTCGCTGCCTTCAGCTTATCCAGTGCGCTCTGCGTGGGTGACTTGGTCAGCGCCTTCGCATTGCCCACAGATTCGCTGCTGGCTTTGCTTGCCTTCTTTGCGATTGGCCTTTTGCTCGCAGCTGTCAAATTGGAATTAGCATTAGAGTGGGAATTGgagttgttgtcgctgccgctgtcaTATTCGTTCCAATCGTCATTCAGTGAGCTAACAATATCcatcggctgctgctgcggctgctgttgttgctgctgctgctgttgcttggcaGCTGCTTCTTTGCGACGCGCTGTTTGCGCTTTTAAATCTGCCATTTGCTCGAGGGCCACAGCACGCGCTTGTTCTGGAGATAGCTTCGCCTTACCCTTGGCTGCACTTTTGggagcggcagcagcaactgctgccgGCAACACAACTGGACTGGCAGCGCTGCCATTGTCACCATCATCAATTTCCATTATCTCGTATTGACCCTCGCCCTCAATGGTCACGCCTACGTTGTCCAACTCGGCCAGCGCCAGTTCAATGGATTTTTGATCGGCTGCCGGtgccgctgcagctgttggttgctcctgctcctgatCAGTGCCCTTGAGCAGCGCTATTAGATCCACATCCTTCAGTGTGGCTGCCGATGCCGTCTCGTCTTTATTGTGATTGACTGGTGTGCGACGACGTGACACCAGCTCATCCGTCAGTTGTGCCTCATTGCTGGCGTTGCCATTTTCAGTCGCGGCGCTGTCGCCCGCATCTTTCACCTGCTCCGCCAGCTCTTTAGCCAATTGatccgtctctgtctctgtgtcgTCGTCGTGCTGTAAATTATGCATTTTGGCTATTTCCTGCTCCAATGAGCTCAACTCATCCAGTTTGTCAATTTTATCATCCTCTGGTATTTTGATATCCTCATGTTTAGATTTCGCTGGGCCCGctttttctgcttctgcttcttcttgttcgCCTCGTTCTTCTTCTGCCGCAACGCTGTTTGTTTCTTCTGTTTTCGGCTGTGGCAACGGCGGCGTTGCGCCCAGTTTTTCCTTCAATTTATTGTCGTCTGCTGTTTCAGCCATATTTCACTAGCGCACTTGCAATATTTAGCCTACTCTAATTCACATAAAACTTGTAAAATTCCAATGCAGCCAAAATAGTGTTTTCAACGTTTTTATGCACTTGCTGCAATAGCGGCCATTTTATAGTGATGCGTATTTTacgaaagaaaaatatattcgaTATACACGGCCACACAATTCGAAATGAACTGCTGCGCTCGACTACTATTTTTGTATTCGTCAGCTGTCGTGTTCTTATCGATACATAGACGATAGGTTGTGTACAAATTGCGTGCATATCGATAGTTTGACAGCTCTAATATATCTCAACCCCCCTACCCATACACCACTCTGATGAATACTTCATGGAAAAAAAAGTCtcatctgcagcagcagcagcagcaggactAACGCTGATAAGAGgggaatttgtttattttattcaacatAAAAGTTTATGTAAATTTGGCTGGTCGTGAGCGTAAAACAAAATAGTTGTGAAAGCGCGCtgtaagcaaacaattttagcATTGGTGGCGgtaacgaaaacaacaacaaacaaatagcaaacaacaaaaatccaGCAAAATTTTGGCAGCCAAAGTGgtggcagcgactgcgacggcgacgacgactgcGACCGCGACAGCGACAGGATGTGGGACTCGTCAATGTTTCTGAGCACACTGACGCCAAAGTTTTACGTAGCGCTCACAGGCACCTCGAGCTTAATCTCGGGTCTCATCTTGATATTCGAATGGTGGTATTTTCGCAAATATGGCACATCATTTATAGGTGAGTTTTtaatggtgatgatgatgataatcaTGTGCAATTGCGTTTACAATTTCACCCAATTCGGCAGAACAAGTATCGATCAATCACATTAGTCCCTGGATTAATGGCAACGATGCTCAGTCGGATAATGGCAgcggcagtagcagcagcagcggc
This is a stretch of genomic DNA from Drosophila albomicans strain 15112-1751.03 chromosome 3, ASM965048v2, whole genome shotgun sequence. It encodes these proteins:
- the LOC117572302 gene encoding uncharacterized protein LOC117572302; the encoded protein is MLHTESLPTHQGIYTPLSQAMTDSESDEEIEIHNATKHQRQRQQLQQQLQQQQQQHQQQLQSQQQQQQLQRNRSRIPPSTLALKSPHTRTTTATRIVGGGSQLKPQQQHTQQQQQHSKFKSDNSSNNSSSYTTNMQNTFRSVMLSDLGSSAAVGGGNVGVEFSNFNGGGGDYDVSADNVAILGNSQTDDIHKHLPMSTRRRCCFIASLLLCLFAVVGFVWLLPCGNADGTGACPAPVDRLKTHNWLNNYTKIELRGGVNVVAGLRAWENNLVFLYRGDVFFPEFRATNHKRNGIISLLGSSGAVAWYDETVDEPVAIDCTLLDVDSNGKPDCLVIDEYGELGVINSASGQWHWRFMEHSARKLDAYDFPLILPDIDGDGVLDILLISSISLEQRTKTFVQQQHTPGSPAAAQLEARNVLRLLSGRRGVPIGDGFRVLDCAQLSRLQLSNAANAAATLSVSYSCQRSDNHTEEQRSKSLAALYQLITNKSLVGQRLLPASKIAQHRRHGQRKDTEAQRNVYSLSGRELTVENRGKCPDCNVTLVLTESRNGQRFTLRNFTNSGMYGMVPAQWHFKNTKMSGFVMKFWKWHSNAVRQTQPQQQQSQQQSQASNSVDKTSNYTNSTSSSSAKHLNAIKEKDKSKDKSYSKTAATSQQQQQQKKQQQQQQQQHQRLKREQQHEFPAQHEEFDDFEHLLPIEKRDTFNVLATKNQRKLNGNSPAAQLMKNYKMQMTTETVILVLFIGADTRIENTSQSNIVQFCRSDRNEMICQPDLINQENSMLIADLDMDGSQELVSYMSTFVPADDDPVNNWKLVSYVRLLRLQSELPYFYEQEKHN
- the LOC117572300 gene encoding nucleolar protein dao-5 isoform X2, with product MAETADDNKLKEKLGATPPLPQPKTEETNSVAAEEERGEQEEAEAEKAGPAKSKHEDIKIPEDDKIDKLDELSSLEQEIAKMHNLQHDDDTETETDQLAKELAEQVKDAGDSAATENGNASNEAQLTDELVSRRRTPVNHNKDETASAATLKDVDLIALLKGTDQEQEQPTAAAAPAADQKSIELALAELDNVGVTIEGEGQYEIMEIDDGDNGSAASPVVLPAAVAAAAPKSAAKGKAKLSPEQARAVALEQMADLKAQTARRKEAAAKQQQQQQQQQPQQQPMDIVSSLNDDWNEYDSGSDNNSNSHSNANSNLTAASKRPIAKKASKASSESVGNAKALTKSPTQSALDKLKAATTVEPANNNSSPEATGYKRTRVIKRKIIWDPDMPDAQKSLAQYATTKAGGSNSASPTATATVTSERPTTPRASGQESMKRARPMTPKDVHKVAKRVATPAKLNESNVASTTTVNRRAQTPNGAASGSVVQVKKKKVSEIDRLMGDEGAANMMQAVEREQRELSGGESPNKPLMRKRSLTITGRQQPPKANASELMSPTTPKKESPPKAYKRASTPAAAIDAVFKNNKAATPKPQPSDSWDYVYKQRASEESMIMRRRSNSSYSSNASASRLSLDNRPAAVANLSDDASDAPANDPAFKFLKPETKTNQRNDGSPPQTLANDLKQQQLPKESKASAKTELITLHKLEKVSQLIVNMQPSKTGYTYKLQLLQKLTEMLNKLAKSNDCNTVLLSVGQGQTFCQGIDCQELIASALDKRKSGANQLGLVLKTYLRTLLTFPKPLVAGVVGNLKNLGVMQLPLFDYVVSADDCSLETSYAKLGQLPEGYALWHNHPKVSSQVHNRLFLLGEQLQALELVTTVGGNSFIDKCCKARSVNDEALEVAKLISNSTAEHYRGLKKLNQTANAALLPSLDAEFKILTEQWASAQFQANCKRYVSDLNI
- the LOC117572300 gene encoding nucleolar protein dao-5 isoform X1; the protein is MAETADDNKLKEKLGATPPLPQPKTEETNSVAAEEERGEQEEAEAEKAGPAKSKHEDIKIPEDDKIDKLDELSSLEQEIAKMHNLQHDDDTETETDQLAKELAEQVKDAGDSAATENGNASNEAQLTDELVSRRRTPVNHNKDETASAATLKDVDLIALLKGTDQEQEQPTAAAAPAADQKSIELALAELDNVGVTIEGEGQYEIMEIDDGDNGSAASPVVLPAAVAAAAPKSAAKGKAKLSPEQARAVALEQMADLKAQTARRKEAAAKQQQQQQQQQPQQQPMDIVSSLNDDWNEYDSGSDNNSNSHSNANSNLTAASKRPIAKKASKASSESVGNAKALTKSPTQSALDKLKAATTVEPANNNSSPEATGYKRTRVIKRKIIWDPDMPDAQKSLAQYATTKAGGSNSASPTATATVTSERPTTPRASGQESMKRARPMTPKDVHKVAKRVATPAKLNESNVASTTTVNRRAQTPNGAASGSVVQVKKKKVSEIDRLMGDEGAANMMQAVEREQRELSGGESPNKPLMRKRSLTITGRQQQPPKANASELMSPTTPKKESPPKAYKRASTPAAAIDAVFKNNKAATPKPQPSDSWDYVYKQRASEESMIMRRRSNSSYSSNASASRLSLDNRPAAVANLSDDASDAPANDPAFKFLKPETKTNQRNDGSPPQTLANDLKQQQLPKESKASAKTELITLHKLEKVSQLIVNMQPSKTGYTYKLQLLQKLTEMLNKLAKSNDCNTVLLSVGQGQTFCQGIDCQELIASALDKRKSGANQLGLVLKTYLRTLLTFPKPLVAGVVGNLKNLGVMQLPLFDYVVSADDCSLETSYAKLGQLPEGYALWHNHPKVSSQVHNRLFLLGEQLQALELVTTVGGNSFIDKCCKARSVNDEALEVAKLISNSTAEHYRGLKKLNQTANAALLPSLDAEFKILTEQWASAQFQANCKRYVSDLNI